A window of Bombina bombina isolate aBomBom1 chromosome 5, aBomBom1.pri, whole genome shotgun sequence genomic DNA:
GCCTTTTTAAGGCTCAGCTGCTGTCCTTCGACTGGTTCCTGATAAGGTTCTCTTCTGAGTGTTTTCATTATCATTCGTCCCCCAGGTTCCTTagggaacctggtccccattggGAGTTGCACTTTGTTGGTACATTGGGCAATGTGGTCTCCCTGGGCTTCGTGCCTTCTGCTTTTGTTCCTCTGGTTCTGGAGGTGAGGTGGAGACTTGCCTGTTTGCTCAAGTTTCTTTTTCTTGAGTTCTCCCCTTGTTACTGATCGTCTAGGGGCTCTCGGGTCCTTGTTTGGTTTGTTCcgttggctctttggagtgttgggttcTACAAGGGGGGTTTTCTTGTCCTTGGGCGGGATTAACAAGTTTTGTCTCGTGGTCCAGTATCCTTGGATGGTGACTTTCtccaggagattttttttttttttaatcagacggGAGGTGTCAATTCAGGGTTCCTATTGGGGCTCTGGCCTTCCTCATTTTCGCATTCCAGGAGTGCACACTGGTGTGATCTAGTGGTTAGCACTGTTTCTTCTGGAATGGGAGGTCTTTTCGTCTCAGCTTTTTCCCTTCTGGACCTACTCAGTCTGTTGGGATATAGGGGGCTCTGGGGTTCCCCAGGACAGGAATCTTGGAGTGGTCTGGCTTGTGGGCAGATTTTTCATGATACCCTCTGTGGCTCAGAGGGCAGTGATGAATGCTGTGCCCATCTCTTGCTACCCTAGCCTATTGGCTCTTATGCCTGTTGGCGGTAGTTTCTGATGCTAGGGTGCTTTATGGGTGCCGGCAAGCTATTGTCTGGGGGATTCTCATCTTGCATTAGGGGATTTAGTTCTGTAGCAGAGGGTTGTGGGTTCGAACCCAGTTGAAGCTTATGCTTCTGatctgatgtgtgctttgggtgtcTGAGTCCCAAAGCACAAGTTTTGATTGGTTCTCAGTTACGACTGTGGACTTGTATCCTGTGGGAAGGTGTTCTCTCCTTCCGGCCCCCTTTTCTATATGGGGGACTTGTCTCCTCTTGCGGGAGTATGGTCCCTGTTTAGGGTTCTCCTGTCTCAGGAGGTTAGGACGTGGGGTACCCTTATCGAAGTTTTCACTCTGGGGTGCTCTGTTCCACTTGGAATCTCTTCTGATTGACTGGTTCTACTGGTCCACGGTCTGTCAATGGTTTCCCTGTGGTGTTCGGGTTTCTCTGCACCATCGCCTTGGCTATGCCATTTCATTCCGCTCTTGGATTGAGCTAGTGTGGGGTTTTCCTATCCCCGGTTTCAGACTGGCCTATGCTTGGACTGGCCTGGCTTGTAGTAGGCTCGGTGAGCCATTGTTGCATTGGGTGCAGCAGGCTCTGTTGAAGTTTGGAGGTTGCCCACACAGATCACCTTTTCGGCTCCATGGCTGAGCTCTGAAGCTCTCTAAGGGGTGCATGTGGTTCCTCGTTGAGGTTTTCTCCTGAGACCTCTGAGGAGGTCCGGTGGGTTGGTTTGCCTCTGAGTTTGCCCTCTGTCGTGGAGGTTTAGCAACCTAGGGCCTATTAGCCCCTCCTCGCTTCTAGCAATTATCTTCTATGTGTCATCTTGGATGACTGCGTGTTTCtagactctggtgttttttccGTGGGTCTATTACAGGCATTTCAGTGTTCTGAGTTTAGATGCTTGTCTCCGTTCTCAGCGGATTTGAGGGTTGGCCTGCTGTTGGGCAAGTGTTTTTTCCTTTCTGCCAGCTGTAGCTGTTAGCGCTTTGGAGCATGCTAGCTAGCTATCTGAACCGTCACACAATGTTTAGAGATCATCTTTGGTTTCCTGCCCGTTCCTAGACCTTGGATTCAGTTTGGTTCGGAAGGGTTCCCTTTTTGGGATTTTGGATAACCAACAGTTTCCCTTTTGTTTTCCTTGCCTTGTCCCTTTGCtagtaggggtgtgtggttggggactGTCTATTGGGCAActgtgtctcttggaggactgttggctcagctgAGTCTGTTGCAGTCTCTAGCCAGGCTTCTGGGTTACCTGTTGGTCAGTGTCCTTGGCCTCTCTTCCTTCCTGTTTTCCTGGCTTCGGATGAAGTCAgatttttttgttgggtagtggtttcaggactggtgccctcagaatgggctgcctaaaTAAATGATGCTTTACTGATAATTTCCTTTTGTTCCGTTGTAAAGAGTCCACAGTTCCCACCCGTTTTCTTTAATGTGGGGCGTCTttttattcttttggcacctttttgtTTTTCACCCTGGTatgtcttctactgttccttgttcctctgcagaatgactgggggatgagcgaAGTGGGAggcgtatttaagcctttggctggggtgtctttgccttcctggtggccaggttcttatttctcaaacgtaatgcagctgtggactctttccaacggaagaaaaggaaattatcaggtaagcataatttatgttattataaagaataaacattcttatttttcttcCATTTCTTTTTACGTAGACAAAcacttgaatagttcatatccatccttcgcTACAAGAAGCATCTAAATGATACCACAACTCCAAAATTCTTAGACACTAATGACAATTCACAAACTTGGGAAATCACAGCAGCTATTTAAAGGACAATAgtaattggcaggaactgggcagaaATCTTTATTTACATTGAGTAATTTAGTCTTCAAACAGTGGACAAGATTTATAACTTATCTAGTGAAATAATTATCCCAgatgataaaccacacacattaaCTGAGatttcaaaacattttaaagaagggaaaagtctacagtcttgccAAATGATTcctacaaaggagaaaccttttaaatgtacagaatgtgagaaaagtttTAGATGGAAGTGTCTGCtcctagaacaccacaaaattcacacaggtgagaagcctcacacatgtactgagtgcggcaaatgtttcaCACGAATGACCGGCCTTTTAGCTCATGAaaggacccacacaggggagaaaccattcAGTTGTACAGAGTGTGGAGTACAGTTTACACAAAGTTCCAATCTCTTATCTCACAAaagaattcatacaggagaaaaacctttcgtATGTACAGAATGTGGGAAAATGTTTGCAGACAGGTCAAGTTTGCGAGCACACCATCGTATTCATACAGGGGAAAATCCTTTTAAATgtgcagagtgtgggaaatgtttcacaAAGAAGTTTTTTCTCATATCACATGAaaggacccacacaggggagaaaccattcACCTGTACTcaatgtggaaaaagttttaaacagaagagtaatctgaaaattcatgaaaggattcacacaggagaaagacCTTTCAaatgtgcagagtgtggaaaatgtttcacACATAAGAATGACCTCAGAAAACATGGAAGGATGCATACAGGGGAAAAACCTTTCTCCTGTACTGAATGTGGAGAAAGTTTCACAAGAAAATCTAGTCTCCTGCAACATATGAGAATTCACACAGGGGAAacccctttcacatgtacagagtgtggaaaaagttttacacgaatggattgtctgaaaactcatgaaagtattcacactggagaaaagccgttcacatgtacagagtgtggaaaaagttttacacgaaagaataaactgaaaaatcatgaaaggaatcacacaggagaaacccctttcacatgtacagagtgtggaaagtgttttacacgaatggattgtCTAAAAACTCATGAAAAAATTCACTCAGCAGTAaagtctttcacatgtacagagtgtggaaaaagttttacgcgAATGgattatctgaaaactcatgaaaggattcacacaggagaaaaacctttcacatgtacagagtgtggaaattgTTTTACACAATTACAGTATCTGAAAATTCATAATAAGATTCACACAGGGGAAGCAcctttcacttgtacagagtgtggaaaaagttttatacaaaagagtagtctgaaaactcatgaaaagagtcacaaaggagaaaagcctttcacttgtacagagtgtggaaaaagttttacgcaaaagagtaatctgaaaaatcatgaaaggattcacaaaggagaaaagcctttcaaatgtacagagtgtggaaatttgtttacagaaaagagtactctgagaaaacatgaaaagattcacaagggaagaaacctttaacatttttagaaagtggaaaaaggtTTCCATGCAAGCCAGGTATCACAAAACGctaaatatttacacaaaataagaaatttTATATACTCAgtgtggaaacattttaaaaatgatcctaaagaggacaaactctaaAAATAAAAGTCAAAAAAGGAtgctattgtaaataatactttctttaCCCCAGTTATAAAAGCTGGGGGAGTGTCTAGGAGGCTGCCATGGCTGGTCGCAATTTATGAAGCTCCCAGAGTACTACTGAAAATCTGCTAGTTTCACTAGATGATTAATACAAATCTACTATATATCCACATGATTTAATCATCTTAAATATTCCTGCTTCAATTGATATAGAGATCGCTCGCTAATACAGTCTTGGACCTGACCTAGCCCATTGTGCACTTTGGCAAAGGCCTATACTCGAACTCTCAATACCCCCTCGATTCTCCGGGTCAAGCAGCTCTGGACCTGCTGATCTAATTCTCTCTAACCTCTTCCCTAAGGCACGTTAGGCGCAGCGATGGGGGAATCTCACAGCGGTGCAGTTCATGTTGCCGGAACTAGATCGAGCAATCCCTGTCAGATTTGAAAATCTAATTAAGATCATTAGGCCTATACCTATGCATTAAGATCCAAAGGCAATAGACGAAGCACCTATTCAACTGCCGATATTCCCTTTGACCTCTGCAAGTCAAGCATGTGGAGTGAATGAAGCGGAAAGCCCCATACTAAATTCCTGTCCAGAGGCTGATTCGCCTAGATGGTTGCCGTCTTTTGCTGCGGTCCCCTGAAGCAAAAACATGCACATTGTTTGGAAAGCACGCAGCCCAGTATATCTGGAAGGTACCGGAGGAGAAATCTACTATTGATGCAGCCGGACCCTCTCAACTACTAACTCAGTTTTTATACGACTCACTTTCTAAGTAGCCTACAGTTAACCACCAGACACCGGCTGTATACCAGAACGTATATCTGCTGAGCAACATATGGCAAC
This region includes:
- the LOC128659920 gene encoding gastrula zinc finger protein XlCGF26.1-like — encoded protein: MIPTKEKPFKCTECEKSFRWKCLLLEHHKIHTGEKPHTCTECGKCFTRMTGLLAHERTHTGEKPFSCTECGVQFTQSSNLLSHKRIHTGEKPFVCTECGKMFADRSSLRAHHRIHTGENPFKCAECGKCFTKKFFLISHERTHTGEKPFTCTQCGKSFKQKSNLKIHERIHTGERPFKCAECGKCFTHKNDLRKHGRMHTGEKPFSCTECGESFTRKSSLLQHMRIHTGETPFTCTECGKSFTRMDCLKTHESIHTGEKPFTCTECGKSFTRKNKLKNHERNHTGETPFTCTECGKCFTRMDCLKTHEKIHSAVKSFTCTECGKSFTRMDYLKTHERIHTGEKPFTCTECGNCFTQLQYLKIHNKIHTGEAPFTCTECGKSFIQKSSLKTHEKSHKGEKPFTCTECGKSFTQKSNLKNHERIHKGEKPFKCTECGNLFTEKSTLRKHEKIHKGRNL